In Candidatus Eremiobacterota bacterium, a single genomic region encodes these proteins:
- a CDS encoding archemetzincin, whose translation SSSEAQRCAVVSLHRLRSEFYGDAADENALFQRLLKESVHEVGHALGLKHCYHARCAMYYSNSVFDTDNKHSHFCEGCERRSRASKSA comes from the coding sequence GTCGTCGAGCGAAGCGCAGCGCTGCGCGGTCGTGTCGCTGCACCGGCTGCGCTCCGAGTTCTACGGCGACGCCGCCGACGAGAACGCGCTGTTCCAGCGGCTGCTGAAGGAGAGCGTGCACGAGGTCGGCCACGCGCTCGGCCTCAAGCACTGCTACCACGCGCGCTGCGCCATGTACTATTCCAACTCGGTCTTCGACACCGACAACAAGCACTCGCATTTCTGCGAGGGCTGCGAGCGGCGCAGCCGCGCGAGCAAGTCGGCCTAG